Proteins from a genomic interval of Capsicum annuum cultivar UCD-10X-F1 chromosome 4, UCD10Xv1.1, whole genome shotgun sequence:
- the LOC107856094 gene encoding NAC domain-containing protein 17 isoform X2, translating to MKLLLNSSTPSSSSSPPSKEMKTSQYFGENSVFPPGFRFHPTDEELVLYYLKRKICRRRILLDAIAETDVYKWEPEDLPDLSKLKTGDRQWFFFSPRDRKYPNGARSNRATKHGYWKATGKDRIITCNSRAVGVKKTLVFYKGRAPVGERTDWVMHEYTMDEEELKRCLTAQDYYALYKVFKKSGPGPKNGEQYGAPFREEDWVDDECLNAKVSVQLESPRRQENSTTHIDVVPATDDVLEELLNCIADEPVLPGPVDNNFALGQLVQEEDTESTLLNQSSREVNLYNHCAATGPSFQQYNARASFDLTQSGTSQLHLHEAPEVSSAPVNHEKPVYVAEEDYLEDFLEMDDLLVPEPSVQNFDDPGFCIQNFDHQMPNGQVFDKPAGNMETLQFNDFDGLTEFDLYHDAPLFLDNAGTPTVGQIAQPYVNNSVNGISYPDSATYMSTSQNGMMDYQQMHLNHENQISNQFWTLDERFDVFNPVEGNKSVVHQASSDGWYSVTMSSSVRQELLCPSGNGGV from the exons ATGAAGCTCTTGTTGAATTCATCAaccccatcatcatcatcatcgccTCCTAGTAAAGAGATGAAAACCTCTCAGTATTTTGGGGAAAACAGTGTTTTCCCACCTGGGTTTAGGTTCCATCCGACAGATGAGGAGCTTGTTCTGTACTACTTGAAGAGGAAGATCTGTCGCCGTCGGATTTTGCTTGATGCAATTGCTGAGACTGATGTCTATAAATGGGAGCCCGAGGATTTACCTG ATTTGTCAAAGTTAAAAACTGGGGACAGGCAGTGGTTCTTCTTTAGTCCCAGAGATCGAAAATATCCCAATGGAGCACGGTCAAACAGGGCAACAAAGCACGGGTATTGGAAAGCTACTGGAAAAGATCGTATTATTACATGCAACTCCCGTGCTGTTGGAGTCAAGAAGACACTGGTCTTTTATAAAGGACGAGCACCAGTAGGTGAACGAACAGACTGGGTGATGCATGAGTACACCATGGATGAAGAAGAGCTGAAGAGATGTCTAACTGCACAGGACTACTATGCACTTTACAAGGTCTTCAAGAAGAGTGGGCCCGGCCCCAAGAATGGTGAGCAATATGGTGCACCGTTTAGAGAGGAGGACTGGGTTGATGATGAGTGCCTGAATGCCAAAGTCTCTGTACAGCTGGAGAGTCCGAGACGGCAGGAGAATTCCACAACGCACATTGATGTAGTTCCTGCTACTGATGATGTACTTGAGGAACTGCTGAACTGTATTGCAGATGAACCTGTGCTTCCTGGGCCCGTAGATAACAATTTTGCATTGGGGCAGCTTGTTCAAGAGGAAGATACTGAAAGTACCTTGCTAAATCAGTCTTCGAGAGAAGTGAATTTATACAATCATTGTGCTGCCACTGGGCCAAGCTTCCAGCAGTATAATGCAAGGGCAAGCTTTGACCTGACGCAGTCAGGCACATCACAGTTACATTTGCATGAGGCACCAGAGGTCTCATCTGCTCCTGTGAATCATGAAAAGCCAGTGTACGTGGCGGAAGAGGATTACTTGGAAGATTTTCTCGAGATGGATGACCTTCTTGTTCCCGAACCAAGCGTTCAAAACTTTGATGATCCGGGATTCTGTATTCAGAACTTTGATCATCAAATGCCAAATGGTCAAGTCTTTGATAAGCCTGCTGGAAACATGGAGACTCTGCAGTTTAATGACTTTGATGGCTTAACAGAGTTCGACCTGTATCATGATGCACCTTTGTTTCTTGATAATGCGGGGACACCAACGGTAGGGCAAATTGCGCAACCATACGTGAACAACTCCGTGAACGGAATTTCTTACCCAGATTCCGCTACATACATGAGCACTTCCCAAAATGGCATGATGGACTACCAGCAGATGCACTTGAATCATGAAAACCAGATAAGCAATCAGTTCTGGACGCTTGATGAAAGATTCGACGTCTTTAACCCCGTTGAAGGAAATAAATCAGTTGTTCATCAAGCATCTTCAG ATGGATGGTATTCAGTAACCATGTCATCTTCAGTGCGGCAAGAACTCTTGTGCCCAAGTGGAAATGGGGGAGTTTGA
- the LOC107856094 gene encoding NAC domain-containing protein 17 isoform X1: MKLLLNSSTPSSSSSPPSKEMKTSQYFGENSVFPPGFRFHPTDEELVLYYLKRKICRRRILLDAIAETDVYKWEPEDLPDLSKLKTGDRQWFFFSPRDRKYPNGARSNRATKHGYWKATGKDRIITCNSRAVGVKKTLVFYKGRAPVGERTDWVMHEYTMDEEELKRCLTAQDYYALYKVFKKSGPGPKNGEQYGAPFREEDWVDDECLNAKVSVQLESPRRQENSTTHIDVVPATDDVLEELLNCIADEPVLPGPVDNNFALGQLVQEEDTESTLLNQSSREVNLYNHCAATGPSFQQYNARASFDLTQSGTSQLHLHEAPEVSSAPVNHEKPVYVAEEDYLEDFLEMDDLLVPEPSVQNFDDPGFCIQNFDHQMPNGQVFDKPAGNMETLQFNDFDGLTEFDLYHDAPLFLDNAGTPTVGQIAQPYVNNSVNGISYPDSATYMSTSQNGMMDYQQMHLNHENQISNQFWTLDERFDVFNPVEGNKSVVHQASSGVVNDNNFANPLGANQNLAKKDDGTQSWFSSNLWAFVDSIPTTPASAAESALVVNKAFERMSSFSRMKLNVGDMNVAAGNASATSSSLGKAKYGFCCISLFGVLCAILWVLIGTSAKIVGGYISS; the protein is encoded by the exons ATGAAGCTCTTGTTGAATTCATCAaccccatcatcatcatcatcgccTCCTAGTAAAGAGATGAAAACCTCTCAGTATTTTGGGGAAAACAGTGTTTTCCCACCTGGGTTTAGGTTCCATCCGACAGATGAGGAGCTTGTTCTGTACTACTTGAAGAGGAAGATCTGTCGCCGTCGGATTTTGCTTGATGCAATTGCTGAGACTGATGTCTATAAATGGGAGCCCGAGGATTTACCTG ATTTGTCAAAGTTAAAAACTGGGGACAGGCAGTGGTTCTTCTTTAGTCCCAGAGATCGAAAATATCCCAATGGAGCACGGTCAAACAGGGCAACAAAGCACGGGTATTGGAAAGCTACTGGAAAAGATCGTATTATTACATGCAACTCCCGTGCTGTTGGAGTCAAGAAGACACTGGTCTTTTATAAAGGACGAGCACCAGTAGGTGAACGAACAGACTGGGTGATGCATGAGTACACCATGGATGAAGAAGAGCTGAAGAGATGTCTAACTGCACAGGACTACTATGCACTTTACAAGGTCTTCAAGAAGAGTGGGCCCGGCCCCAAGAATGGTGAGCAATATGGTGCACCGTTTAGAGAGGAGGACTGGGTTGATGATGAGTGCCTGAATGCCAAAGTCTCTGTACAGCTGGAGAGTCCGAGACGGCAGGAGAATTCCACAACGCACATTGATGTAGTTCCTGCTACTGATGATGTACTTGAGGAACTGCTGAACTGTATTGCAGATGAACCTGTGCTTCCTGGGCCCGTAGATAACAATTTTGCATTGGGGCAGCTTGTTCAAGAGGAAGATACTGAAAGTACCTTGCTAAATCAGTCTTCGAGAGAAGTGAATTTATACAATCATTGTGCTGCCACTGGGCCAAGCTTCCAGCAGTATAATGCAAGGGCAAGCTTTGACCTGACGCAGTCAGGCACATCACAGTTACATTTGCATGAGGCACCAGAGGTCTCATCTGCTCCTGTGAATCATGAAAAGCCAGTGTACGTGGCGGAAGAGGATTACTTGGAAGATTTTCTCGAGATGGATGACCTTCTTGTTCCCGAACCAAGCGTTCAAAACTTTGATGATCCGGGATTCTGTATTCAGAACTTTGATCATCAAATGCCAAATGGTCAAGTCTTTGATAAGCCTGCTGGAAACATGGAGACTCTGCAGTTTAATGACTTTGATGGCTTAACAGAGTTCGACCTGTATCATGATGCACCTTTGTTTCTTGATAATGCGGGGACACCAACGGTAGGGCAAATTGCGCAACCATACGTGAACAACTCCGTGAACGGAATTTCTTACCCAGATTCCGCTACATACATGAGCACTTCCCAAAATGGCATGATGGACTACCAGCAGATGCACTTGAATCATGAAAACCAGATAAGCAATCAGTTCTGGACGCTTGATGAAAGATTCGACGTCTTTAACCCCGTTGAAGGAAATAAATCAGTTGTTCATCAAGCATCTTCAG GTGTGGTAAATGATAATAATTTTGCAAATCCTCTGGGCGCTAATCAAAATCTAGCCAAAAAGGATGATGGTACGCAGTCGTGGTTCTCCTCTAATTTGTGGGCTTTCGTGGACTCCATACCCACAACTCCCGCTTCAGCTGCTGAAAGTGCTCTAGTAGTTAACAAGGCCTTTGAGCGTATGTCTAGCTTTAGTAGGATGAAATTAAATGTCGGTGACATGAATGTTGCTGCAGGTAATGCCTCTGCAACTTCAAGTAGTTTGGGCAAAgctaaatatggattttgttgtaTTTCTTTATTTGGAGTACTTTGTGCTATCTTGTGGGTGCTAATAGGAACTTCTGCTAAGATTGTGGGGGGATACATATCCTCATAA